From the candidate division WOR-3 bacterium genome, one window contains:
- the prmC gene encoding peptide chain release factor N(5)-glutamine methyltransferase — translation MSGCLVKRGGLTIREVLQEARLIIPLAEAEYLAMGLFGLSRVELYLSERRLTPKEERRFFSLVGKAREGMPVQYLVNSAPFLDLDIYVDRRVFIPRPETEELVLRASARVREPKVILDYGTGSGCIAIALARLFPDATVFGVDASGSALQVAKINIRRYHLENRVRLLWATSLRSELFRAFHNRVDLLISNPPYIPKARLARLPLTVREYEPRIALDGGEDGIEVITMIWECGQELLKPGGLLAVEIDASQGEYVQERFAKAEVEFDVYGRVRYLFWQKGG, via the coding sequence GTGAGCGGGTGTCTGGTTAAGAGGGGAGGTTTGACCATAAGGGAGGTTTTGCAAGAGGCGCGGTTGATAATTCCTCTCGCTGAGGCGGAGTATCTGGCGATGGGGCTTTTCGGTTTGAGCCGTGTCGAACTGTATCTTTCCGAGCGGCGGTTAACACCAAAAGAGGAGAGGAGGTTTTTCTCTCTTGTAGGAAAGGCAAGGGAGGGGATGCCGGTTCAGTATCTGGTCAATTCAGCACCTTTTCTTGATTTGGACATATATGTTGACAGGCGGGTTTTTATCCCCAGACCGGAAACCGAGGAGCTGGTCTTGCGGGCGAGCGCCAGGGTGAGGGAACCGAAAGTGATTTTGGATTACGGGACCGGTTCAGGTTGTATTGCCATTGCCTTGGCGCGGTTGTTTCCTGATGCTACTGTTTTCGGGGTTGACGCATCAGGGTCGGCATTGCAGGTTGCGAAGATTAACATCCGGCGTTATCATTTAGAGAATCGGGTTCGTTTGCTATGGGCAACCAGTTTGCGCTCGGAGTTGTTCAGGGCTTTTCATAACCGGGTTGACCTCTTAATCTCCAATCCACCATATATTCCTAAAGCGAGATTGGCAAGGTTGCCTTTGACGGTGCGCGAGTATGAGCCGCGGATTGCCCTGGATGGCGGCGAGGATGGAATCGAGGTGATAACTATGATTTGGGAGTGCGGGCAGGAGTTGCTCAAGCCTGGTGGGCTCTTGGCGGTTGAGATTGATGCCAGCCAGGGTGAATATGTTCAGGAGAGATTTGCCAAAGCAGAGGTGGAATTTGATGTCTATGGCAGGGTGCGGTATCTGTTCTGGCAGAAGGGAGGGTAG
- a CDS encoding NAD(+)/NADH kinase: protein MAGCGICSGRREGRMKIGLVINWNKKRAEVFVPKLVRWLEGQGAELIVLDLPAKGLGAKPADKERIKAADLVVALGGDGTLLRAVRMIGKAEKPIMGVNLGGLGFLTAFSINAARAGIKGFIRGDYAEERRMLLSARLGRRVGYALNDCAVNMGPSGRVVEISVYWKERFVNKFSGDGIVVATPTGSTAYSLAAGGPVVFPTMSAFVLTPLCPHALAARPVVLPADEPVVMELTGKSQKAIVTLDGQNRWLIRLGEHLTIRRADFAVRLVVPKGECYFDILRNKLKWSGSQR, encoded by the coding sequence ATGGCAGGGTGCGGTATCTGTTCTGGCAGAAGGGAGGGTAGGATGAAAATCGGCTTGGTGATTAACTGGAATAAAAAGCGGGCAGAGGTTTTTGTCCCGAAGTTGGTGAGGTGGTTGGAGGGGCAAGGGGCAGAGTTGATTGTCCTTGACTTGCCCGCAAAAGGGTTAGGAGCCAAGCCGGCTGATAAGGAGAGGATAAAAGCTGCCGATTTGGTTGTGGCGTTGGGTGGAGATGGAACCCTCTTGCGTGCTGTAAGGATGATTGGCAAGGCAGAGAAGCCGATAATGGGGGTTAATCTTGGTGGGCTGGGTTTTCTGACCGCATTTTCTATCAATGCCGCCAGAGCCGGGATAAAGGGGTTCATCCGCGGGGATTATGCTGAAGAGCGGCGGATGCTATTGTCCGCCCGTCTGGGCAGGAGGGTTGGGTATGCCTTGAATGATTGTGCGGTGAATATGGGTCCTTCAGGCAGGGTGGTGGAGATATCGGTTTACTGGAAGGAGCGGTTCGTGAACAAGTTTAGTGGCGATGGGATTGTGGTGGCAACCCCTACCGGTTCAACCGCCTATTCCCTCGCCGCAGGTGGTCCGGTGGTATTTCCGACAATGTCCGCATTTGTATTAACACCGCTCTGCCCGCATGCCCTCGCTGCCCGTCCGGTTGTGCTACCTGCAGATGAGCCGGTGGTGATGGAGCTCACCGGTAAATCGCAGAAGGCAATCGTTACCCTGGATGGGCAGAATCGGTGGTTAATAAGGTTAGGTGAGCACCTGACAATCAGGAGAGCAGATTTCGCGGTGCGATTGGTTGTGCCCAAGGGTGAATGTTACTTTGATATCCTGCGTAACAAACTTAAATGGTCAGGGAGCCAGCGTTGA
- a CDS encoding CDP-alcohol phosphatidyltransferase family protein, whose amino-acid sequence MSQEKGGLNSARILTIPNILSVSRLIFLPLVLFFLFRHQSVAAIVVMIISWSTDALDGFLARRLNQVSDTGRVLDHLVDKIWVAAVLVTLVFISDLPLYLAGAVIARDILILAGSAIVMKVRGSLISSDVVGKITGCAFALLILFYTLYADTGNSAVGQILPYLTQLKPFADYTVLILIVVSFLNYLVLFLRIMVRFHLPGESN is encoded by the coding sequence TTGAGCCAGGAAAAGGGTGGATTAAACAGCGCAAGGATTTTAACCATTCCCAATATCTTAAGTGTTTCCCGGCTGATTTTTTTGCCTTTGGTGCTTTTCTTCCTGTTCCGGCATCAGAGTGTCGCAGCGATAGTTGTGATGATAATCTCTTGGTCAACCGATGCGCTTGACGGTTTTCTCGCACGGCGTTTAAATCAGGTCTCGGACACGGGCAGGGTGCTTGACCATTTGGTGGATAAAATCTGGGTAGCCGCAGTGCTGGTAACATTAGTTTTTATCAGCGATTTGCCGTTGTACCTTGCCGGCGCGGTCATTGCCCGGGATATTTTAATACTTGCCGGTAGCGCAATTGTGATGAAGGTGCGCGGCTCTTTGATCTCTTCCGATGTAGTGGGCAAGATAACAGGTTGTGCCTTTGCCCTGTTAATTCTTTTTTATACACTTTATGCCGATACCGGCAATTCCGCGGTTGGTCAAATTCTGCCCTATCTTACTCAATTGAAACCGTTTGCTGATTACACCGTCCTGATTCTGATTGTGGTTTCGTTCTTGAACTATCTTGTTCTCTTCCTCCGGATAATGGTCAGATTCCATCTTCCGGGGGAATCAAATTAA